GAGGGTCGACTTCCAGAAACAATAATTCGTCGAGATGCGCTTGCGGCAAATAGTTCAGCATATGCACGGCTCGCGACATCCGGTCGAAGTTGATGATGGACTCGATATTAGCCTGTTCGGCCTGGGGCTGGGCCAGGTATTGTTCCAGCTCGCTGCTTTGTATCGTTTGTTTGTGAATAGTGGACACGTTCAGTTGCGCAATGTGCCCGATAACATTGGCCGTGCGCAAAGTCTGGCGCAGCGGCGACAATCTGCTGCCGATGCAGATGGGGCCGAATACCCCGTGCACCGCGCCGTTATCCAGCACAAATGGCCGTAAGCCGTTATTGTGTTCCTGCTCCAGTCTATCGTTAAAATATTCGACTAATTGTTGTAAAGGCATGAGTATCTGTCCAGTAAGTCCCTAATAACGGATGGTTTGCTAATAAACGCAGAGGGTAGCGAAACTAACTCATTAAATAAAACGATAATATTTGAAATTAATATGCCTAAATTAGAAGTGCAGCCGCAAAGCCAGGCATGCCGATTTTTAGGAAAGTGGTCAAACGCGATATGACGTGTTGGTCGACCTTTGTGAACGGGTGTTTCTATTCGTGGTTTAGAAATGGAACTCGTCCGAATAGGCTTCGGACAAGTCCCGACAAGCCGGGTTGCTGGCTGGAAATGCTTTAAAGCTGGATATTTGGCGTTCAGAGCCGATGGAATTATTCGCGAACCCGAATCAAATCGTGGCAGCTTTTGCAGGTAGCGCCGACTTTGCCGAATTGGGCTTTAACTTCTGCGGCATCGCCATTGGCCGCCACTTTTTGCAACTCGTTGGCTTCCTTAATGAACGTCGCTTCAATTTCTTTCACCTCGTCCTGCTTTTCGAAAAATTCAGGTTTCAGACGAGTCGCTTTCCAGCCGGTGCCTTTATCGGTGCCCGGGCCGTAAAGGCTGAGCAGGCCGGAATTAGCGACCGCGGCAACGGCATTCGCGGCCGCGATCACCTGATCCTTGTTAAAGGTTTCCGGATGATCGGCTGCCTGCGCTTTGATTTTCGCGGTATTCCAGCCCAAAAACGAGTAGGCGGATTGGCGGAAGCGGATCTGGTCTTCCACTTCGCCGGCCACGGCCGCCGTCGTGGCAGCGCCCAGCGCCAGTGCGACTATCAGTTTCAATTTCATGGGT
The window above is part of the Methylomonas sp. ZR1 genome. Proteins encoded here:
- a CDS encoding cytochrome c, which gives rise to MKLKLIVALALGAATTAAVAGEVEDQIRFRQSAYSFLGWNTAKIKAQAADHPETFNKDQVIAAANAVAAVANSGLLSLYGPGTDKGTGWKATRLKPEFFEKQDEVKEIEATFIKEANELQKVAANGDAAEVKAQFGKVGATCKSCHDLIRVRE